From a single Nothobranchius furzeri strain GRZ-AD chromosome 7, NfurGRZ-RIMD1, whole genome shotgun sequence genomic region:
- the rdh12l gene encoding retinol dehydrogenase 12, protein MQALRNLFRASWSSDVRLDGKTAVITGANTGIGKETAIDLAKRGAKVIVACRDMEKAQVAVKEIIEISGNDNVACMKLDLSNSKSIREFAEAINKDEPKLNLLINNAGVMVCPYGKTADGFEMQIGVNHFGHFLLTYLLIDLIKRSAPARIVTVSSMAHSWGSINLDDINSEKSYSKNKAYAQSKLANILFTRSLAKKLEGTGVTAYSLHPGVVQTDLWRHLSAPERFFIKIASPFTKNSVQGAQTTIYCAVEPSLEKESGGYYSDCAAASCSAAGKDDEVAQKLWELSCRMLSISWD, encoded by the exons ATGCAAGCTTTAAG AAACCTGTTCCGGGCCAGCTGGTCCTCTGATGTGAGACTAGATGGAAAAACTGCTGTCATCACCGGGGCTAACACCGGGATTGGTAAAGAAACCGCAATCGACCTGGCAAAAAGAG GTGCTAAAGTCATTGTAGCATGTCGGGACATGGAGAAAGCTCAGGTGGCTGTGAAGGAAATAATAGAAATCTCTGGGAATGACAACGTTGCTTGCATGAAACTTGATTTGTCAAATAGCAAATCAATCAGAGAATTTGCAGAAGCCATCAATAAAG ATGAGCCAAAACTCAACCTCCTCATCAACAACGCCGGTGTGATGGTTTGTCCGTACGGGAAAACGGCTGACGGCTTTGAGATGCAGATCGGTGTCAATCACTTTG GTCATTTCCTGCTGACCTATTTGTTGATCGACCTGATTAAAAGATCGGCCCCGGCCAGAATCGTCACGGTGTCCTCCATGGCTCACTCCTGGGGCTCCATCAACTTGGACGACATCAACAGTGAGAAGAGTTACAGCAAGAATAAAGCTTATGCTCAGAGCAAGCTCGCTAACATCCTCTTCACCCGTTCTCTGGCGAAAAAATTAGAAG GAACTGGTGTGACGGCGTACTCTCTCCACCCTGGAGTTGTTCAGACAGATTTGTGGCGTCACCTGAGCGCCCCTGAAAGATTTTTCATAAAGATCGCCAGTCCCTTTACCAAGAACTCCGTCCAAGGAGCTCAGACCACCATTTACTGCGCAGTAGAACCATCTCTGGAGAAGGAAAGCGGTGGATATTACAG TGACTGTGCTGCTGCCAGCTGCTCAGCTGCAGGGAAAGACGACGAGGTGGCGCAGAAGTTGTGGGAGCTGAGCTGTCGGATGCTCTCCATATCGTGGGATTAA